In Shouchella patagoniensis, the following are encoded in one genomic region:
- a CDS encoding response regulator transcription factor → MSGKSILIIEDEKKIARLIQLELEHEGYETTAAWTGVSGLEAFKEGHWDLVLLDVMLPELSGMEVLRRIRSKSQTPVILLTARDSLPDKVSGLDLGANDYVTKPFEIEELLARIRACLRINQFQHEQEEEKQHLLGDLTINIKTREVTRNAKRIELTPREFDLLVFLIQHKNQVLSREQIIEQVWGYDYYGETNVVDVYIRYLRKKVDAPFSAPYLHTVRGVGYTIKE, encoded by the coding sequence ATGAGCGGAAAGTCGATTTTAATTATTGAGGATGAGAAAAAGATTGCTCGCTTGATCCAATTAGAACTGGAACATGAAGGATATGAAACGACAGCCGCTTGGACAGGTGTGTCTGGTTTGGAAGCGTTTAAGGAAGGGCACTGGGATCTTGTCTTGCTAGACGTCATGCTCCCTGAGTTGAGTGGAATGGAAGTGTTGAGGCGTATTCGAAGCAAGAGCCAGACGCCGGTTATTTTGTTGACGGCGCGTGATTCGTTGCCTGATAAAGTGAGCGGGCTTGATTTAGGGGCGAATGATTATGTGACGAAGCCGTTTGAAATCGAAGAGTTACTCGCAAGAATTCGGGCGTGTTTGCGCATCAATCAGTTTCAACATGAACAAGAGGAAGAAAAGCAACACTTGTTGGGTGATTTGACGATTAACATTAAAACCCGGGAAGTGACAAGAAACGCTAAGCGAATCGAACTAACGCCAAGGGAGTTTGATTTATTGGTCTTTCTTATCCAGCATAAGAACCAAGTGCTGAGCCGTGAACAGATCATCGAGCAAGTTTGGGGGTATGATTACTATGGGGAAACAAACGTAGTAGATGTGTACATCCGCTATTTGAGAAAAAAAGTCGATGCCCCTTTTTCGGCGCCATATCTCCATACGGTGCGGGGAGTCGGCTATACAATAAAGGAATGA
- a CDS encoding GntR family transcriptional regulator — MVFTFSDDQPIFKQITYRIANDIVSGALKEGDQVPSTNEFAKVFQINPATAAKGINLLVEQDILYKKRGIGMFVAAGARQKLLAERRETFVTSYLEPLLKEAAQIELNNEEIKRLIDERGKQR, encoded by the coding sequence ATGGTATTTACTTTTTCAGACGATCAGCCGATCTTTAAGCAAATTACCTATAGAATCGCAAATGACATTGTAAGTGGCGCTTTAAAAGAAGGGGATCAAGTACCCTCTACTAACGAATTTGCCAAAGTGTTCCAAATAAATCCCGCTACAGCCGCAAAAGGGATCAATCTTCTCGTTGAACAAGACATCTTATATAAGAAAAGAGGGATCGGCATGTTTGTTGCCGCAGGGGCCCGACAAAAATTGCTTGCCGAACGTAGAGAAACATTTGTCACTTCTTATCTTGAACCATTGTTAAAGGAAGCAGCCCAGATTGAACTCAACAACGAAGAGATTAAGCGTTTGATTGACGAAAGGGGAAAACAGAGATGA
- a CDS encoding ATP-binding cassette domain-containing protein, giving the protein MKIVMEHVGKEMDGQKILDDVTFTIQEPGIYAVLGPNGAGKTTIMHILSGLSTCTSGNVMIDGENPFENRVILDKISFIQESENFKPTLKVSQIIHYVQAFYPNWNHELVTKLITLFKLPMNKRLNQLSKGMVSALNMSIGLASRAPLTIFDEPYIGMDATARKKLYAEIIEDYVDHPRVILFSTHFIEETQNIFEHALIVQNGTIKLFTSIDELTSRAMKISGPIDVIQSLGIPEQKILSYQEFMSEASVTTFLENGEDLHVPPTCQAIPLPLQEFFIDFTSEKESVVS; this is encoded by the coding sequence ATGAAGATCGTTATGGAACATGTAGGAAAAGAAATGGACGGCCAGAAAATTTTAGATGATGTTACCTTTACGATTCAAGAACCTGGGATCTATGCCGTTTTAGGCCCCAATGGTGCCGGAAAAACGACCATTATGCATATCCTGTCAGGACTTTCAACATGTACTTCGGGAAACGTCATGATTGATGGGGAAAACCCTTTTGAAAACCGGGTGATCCTCGATAAAATCAGTTTTATCCAGGAGAGCGAGAACTTTAAACCAACGTTAAAAGTGAGTCAAATCATTCATTATGTGCAAGCGTTTTATCCGAATTGGAATCATGAACTCGTAACAAAGTTGATTACCCTCTTCAAACTGCCAATGAATAAACGATTAAACCAACTCTCAAAAGGAATGGTCTCTGCCTTAAACATGAGCATCGGCTTAGCGAGTCGCGCCCCCTTAACGATTTTTGATGAACCTTATATCGGGATGGATGCGACTGCACGAAAAAAACTATATGCTGAAATTATTGAAGATTATGTCGATCATCCCCGGGTCATCTTGTTTTCAACCCACTTTATTGAAGAAACGCAAAACATTTTTGAACATGCATTAATCGTCCAAAATGGAACGATTAAACTGTTCACAAGCATTGATGAATTAACGAGCCGCGCTATGAAGATCAGTGGACCAATCGATGTGATCCAATCACTTGGAATACCAGAACAAAAGATCTTATCTTATCAAGAATTTATGTCAGAGGCTTCCGTCACCACTTTTCTTGAGAATGGTGAAGACTTGCATGTTCCACCTACTTGCCAAGCAATCCCATTGCCATTGCAAGAATTCTTTATTGATTTTACAAGCGAGAAGGAGAGTGTGGTTTCATGA
- the ahpC gene encoding alkyl hydroperoxide reductase subunit C, whose amino-acid sequence MSLIGKQVAPFTAQAYKNGEFVEVTDETMKGKWSVVCFYPADFSFVCPTELEDLQNQYEELKSLGAEVYSVSTDTHFVHKGWHDSSEKIGKITYTMIGDPSQAISRDFQVLNEASGLADRGTFILDPEGVIQAVEINADGIGRDASILVNKIKAAQYVRNNPGEVCPAKWEEGTDTLTPSLDLVGKI is encoded by the coding sequence ATGTCACTTATCGGTAAGCAAGTAGCACCATTCACAGCTCAAGCGTATAAAAATGGTGAATTCGTTGAGGTAACAGACGAAACAATGAAAGGGAAATGGAGCGTTGTTTGTTTCTACCCAGCTGACTTCAGCTTTGTATGCCCAACTGAATTAGAAGACCTTCAAAATCAATACGAAGAGTTAAAATCACTTGGCGCAGAAGTATACTCTGTTTCAACAGATACACACTTCGTACACAAAGGTTGGCACGATAGCTCTGAAAAAATTGGTAAAATCACGTACACGATGATTGGTGATCCTTCTCAAGCGATTTCTCGTGATTTCCAAGTATTAAATGAAGCATCTGGTCTTGCAGACCGTGGTACATTCATCCTTGATCCAGAAGGCGTGATCCAAGCAGTTGAAATTAATGCAGATGGAATTGGCCGCGATGCAAGCATCCTTGTAAACAAAATTAAAGCAGCACAATATGTACGTAACAATCCAGGTGAAGTCTGCCCAGCTAAATGGGAAGAAGGAACTGACACACTTACACCAAGCCTTGACCTAGTAGGTAAAATCTAA
- the ahpF gene encoding alkyl hydroperoxide reductase subunit F yields MALAAEIKSQLNQYIQLLENDLVIKVNAGEDSVSNEMVDLLDELTAMTSKITLEKAALPRTPSFSVNRVGEDTGVTFAGVPLGHEFTSLVLALLQVSGRPPKVDQAVIDQIKGIDGKHHFESYISLSCHNCPDVVQALNMMSVINPNITHTMIDGAAFKEEVESKEIMAVPTVFMNGQPFGSGRMSIEEMIAKMGVSVDADELTSKDPFDVLVVGGGPAGSSAAIYAARKGIRTGVVAERFGGQVLDTLSIENFISVPHTEGPKLAASLEEHVKTYNVDVMNLQTAKKLEKNDLFELTLENDAVLKAKTVILSTGARWRNVGVPGEQEFKNKGVAYCPHCDGPLFEGKDVAVIGGGNSGIEAAIDLAGIVKHVTVLEFAPELKADRVLQDRLHSLPNVTVITNAQTTEITGDSNVNGISYKDRATEEIHHVELQGVFVQIGLVPNTEWLGDFVERNRIGEIVVDKHGSTTVPGLFAAGDCTDSAYNQIIISMGSGATASLGAFDYMIRN; encoded by the coding sequence ATGGCTCTTGCAGCAGAGATTAAGTCACAATTAAACCAATACATTCAGTTATTGGAGAACGACCTTGTCATTAAAGTAAACGCTGGTGAGGATTCTGTTTCAAATGAAATGGTTGACCTTCTTGATGAATTAACGGCAATGACATCAAAAATCACGCTTGAAAAAGCGGCTCTGCCAAGAACGCCAAGCTTTAGTGTAAATCGTGTTGGAGAGGACACCGGCGTCACTTTCGCCGGTGTTCCTTTAGGTCATGAATTTACATCGCTTGTTTTGGCGTTACTTCAGGTAAGCGGACGACCACCGAAGGTCGACCAAGCGGTAATTGATCAAATTAAAGGCATTGACGGCAAGCATCACTTTGAGTCTTACATCAGCTTATCGTGCCACAACTGTCCAGATGTGGTCCAAGCACTAAACATGATGAGTGTCATTAACCCAAACATTACACATACAATGATTGACGGTGCCGCTTTTAAAGAGGAAGTGGAAAGCAAAGAAATCATGGCTGTTCCAACCGTCTTCATGAACGGACAACCTTTCGGAAGTGGGCGCATGTCCATCGAAGAAATGATTGCAAAGATGGGTGTTAGCGTTGATGCAGACGAGCTTACAAGTAAAGATCCATTTGATGTGCTTGTTGTTGGCGGCGGCCCTGCTGGTTCAAGTGCAGCCATTTATGCGGCACGTAAAGGCATCCGCACAGGTGTTGTCGCAGAGCGTTTTGGCGGCCAAGTGCTTGATACACTTAGCATCGAAAACTTCATTAGTGTTCCACACACCGAAGGCCCTAAACTAGCGGCTAGTCTCGAAGAACATGTGAAGACGTATAACGTTGATGTGATGAACCTACAAACAGCAAAGAAATTAGAGAAAAACGACCTGTTTGAATTAACGCTCGAAAACGATGCGGTGTTAAAAGCAAAAACAGTGATTCTTTCAACTGGTGCTCGTTGGAGAAACGTCGGCGTACCTGGCGAACAAGAATTCAAAAACAAAGGCGTGGCGTATTGCCCCCACTGTGATGGTCCCCTCTTTGAAGGCAAAGATGTAGCTGTTATTGGTGGAGGAAACTCTGGAATCGAAGCGGCGATTGACCTTGCTGGAATTGTAAAACATGTAACAGTACTTGAATTTGCCCCTGAGCTAAAAGCAGATCGCGTCTTACAAGATCGCTTGCATAGCTTGCCAAATGTAACGGTTATTACAAATGCCCAAACAACGGAAATTACAGGTGATTCCAATGTGAATGGTATTTCATATAAAGACCGCGCAACAGAAGAAATTCATCATGTTGAATTGCAAGGTGTATTTGTTCAAATTGGTCTTGTCCCTAATACAGAATGGCTTGGCGATTTCGTTGAACGTAACCGCATTGGTGAAATTGTCGTGGATAAGCATGGATCAACAACGGTTCCTGGTTTATTCGCAGCTGGAGACTGTACGGACAGTGCCTACAACCAAATTATTATTTCGATGGGATCAGGCGCAACCGCTTCTTTAGGCGCGTTTGATTACATGATTCGCAATTAA
- a CDS encoding D-glucuronyl C5-epimerase family protein, whose translation MEMPPFTPRLSRISKDRYNISFLADGYPGKIVGEKVEPHPIYGIYVMRDYLYQFKKTKDDRYKQAVIRVAEAAIKRMEPFRDSLVFWYRMDSVFNSTSKAYYSALTQSYYAEVFAQVYEAIEEERFLQAAQQVYRSLKIPVQDGGVMHLSSKGPSIQEYPMSPNGYVLNGWFSAISAVATYARIVGDEDAERFWNDNLQTLIKMLPLYDAPLLANSRYALNGIATVKLRVQHTDIEFKQVDLYVPEEGLSSVHVAKKNLYENIMLTSSITLKGDSVFTKNRRATLSLLISRYSYPLENELRMKLFSPKESVLRLSLLAPQYAPKREIDKQSPIYHELKPIPLTKGINHISIKLPWKPLENVARATTFKQFGSDWHNVYHHIHLNRLKHFYELTNHPVLLHYYEKWSKAVVQWSEMPLYKGVKTAPYK comes from the coding sequence ATGGAAATGCCTCCCTTCACCCCTCGCTTATCGAGAATAAGCAAGGACAGATACAACATATCTTTTTTAGCAGACGGCTATCCAGGAAAAATCGTCGGAGAAAAGGTAGAGCCACACCCTATTTACGGCATTTATGTTATGCGAGATTACCTCTACCAATTTAAGAAAACGAAGGATGATCGTTACAAACAAGCGGTGATTCGAGTAGCCGAAGCAGCCATTAAGCGGATGGAACCATTCCGAGACTCTCTCGTTTTTTGGTATCGCATGGACTCCGTTTTCAATTCGACTAGCAAAGCCTATTATTCCGCTTTAACCCAGTCCTATTATGCAGAAGTGTTTGCCCAAGTGTATGAAGCAATCGAGGAAGAACGGTTCTTACAAGCAGCACAACAGGTTTATCGTAGTTTAAAAATCCCGGTTCAAGATGGTGGCGTCATGCATCTTTCCTCAAAGGGACCAAGTATACAAGAATACCCGATGTCTCCAAATGGGTACGTATTAAATGGGTGGTTCTCTGCCATATCAGCGGTGGCTACGTATGCGCGTATTGTCGGTGATGAAGATGCGGAGCGTTTCTGGAATGACAACTTACAAACATTGATAAAGATGCTGCCCTTGTATGATGCCCCACTTTTAGCTAATTCAAGGTACGCGCTTAACGGCATTGCCACAGTGAAACTTCGTGTTCAACATACAGACATTGAATTTAAGCAAGTGGACCTTTATGTACCAGAAGAAGGTCTTTCGAGCGTACATGTGGCGAAAAAAAACTTATATGAGAACATCATGCTCACATCTTCGATTACGCTAAAAGGAGACTCTGTTTTCACAAAAAATCGACGCGCTACCTTGAGCTTACTCATAAGCCGTTATTCATACCCTCTCGAAAATGAACTTCGCATGAAGTTGTTTAGCCCAAAAGAGTCCGTTTTACGATTAAGCCTGCTTGCGCCTCAGTACGCACCAAAACGAGAAATCGACAAGCAAAGCCCGATTTACCACGAATTAAAACCCATTCCTTTAACAAAAGGAATCAATCATATCTCGATTAAGTTACCTTGGAAACCATTGGAGAACGTCGCTCGAGCAACCACTTTTAAACAATTCGGGTCAGACTGGCACAATGTGTACCATCATATTCACCTTAATCGACTCAAACATTTTTACGAGCTGACAAATCATCCAGTTCTCCTTCACTATTACGAGAAATGGAGTAAAGCTGTCGTGCAATGGTCGGAAATGCCTTTGTACAAAGGTGTAAAAACAGCTCCCTATAAATAG
- a CDS encoding YfhD family protein — translation MTRGQSKNHTHKNKAKLSQTPKQEIVSDGIDEEYSAELADQDDIEAQERAAAADKRAQQ, via the coding sequence TTGACTAGAGGACAATCAAAAAATCATACTCACAAGAATAAAGCGAAATTATCGCAAACGCCTAAGCAAGAAATTGTAAGTGATGGCATTGATGAGGAATATTCGGCGGAATTAGCTGATCAAGACGATATTGAAGCACAAGAACGAGCCGCGGCTGCGGATAAAAGGGCTCAGCAATAA
- a CDS encoding general stress protein produces the protein MRNKFKIFHNDESLSETIDKLRNDGIRDDDIYILAHDNDHDRRARKETDANKIGVKVTGVGTGLKNVFRSKDDKLKSKMVKIGFSESKADELEEELDKGKTLLVVTNQDEVKF, from the coding sequence ATGAGAAACAAATTTAAGATCTTCCATAACGATGAATCTCTTAGTGAAACCATTGATAAGCTAAGAAACGACGGCATTCGAGATGACGATATATACATTCTAGCCCATGATAATGATCATGACAGACGTGCTAGAAAAGAGACAGACGCAAACAAGATTGGCGTTAAAGTGACAGGAGTCGGTACTGGGTTAAAGAATGTATTCAGAAGCAAAGACGATAAATTAAAGTCCAAAATGGTGAAGATTGGATTTAGTGAATCGAAAGCAGATGAATTAGAAGAAGAGTTAGACAAAGGGAAGACCTTGCTAGTTGTGACCAATCAAGACGAAGTTAAGTTTTAA
- the gvpU gene encoding gas vesicle accessory protein GvpU: MSASATKDSSLEFFVRAANKHDFSLDITLNVNGAMITGTTISAQEYFETLGESFEDGNEVSQKLSEEFLKAGEAAEGGGDDSINFIHLKNTKVYLAESKGTPSKGKILWRGKIEEVNGFFLGKITESKSTSSSK, translated from the coding sequence ATGAGTGCGTCAGCTACTAAAGACAGTTCTCTTGAATTCTTTGTGAGAGCAGCTAACAAGCATGACTTTTCACTAGATATCACGTTAAATGTTAACGGGGCAATGATCACTGGCACGACGATTTCCGCTCAGGAGTACTTTGAAACGCTGGGTGAGTCTTTTGAAGATGGAAATGAAGTATCGCAAAAGTTAAGTGAAGAATTTCTTAAGGCAGGCGAAGCGGCTGAAGGCGGAGGAGATGATTCGATCAACTTCATTCACCTTAAGAACACGAAGGTTTATTTAGCTGAAAGCAAGGGGACTCCATCTAAAGGAAAGATTCTGTGGAGAGGCAAAATAGAAGAAGTGAACGGATTCTTTTTAGGAAAGATAACAGAAAGCAAAAGCACGAGCAGCAGTAAATAA
- the gvpT gene encoding GvpT/GvpP family gas vesicle accessory protein encodes MAKENNQEQDEQQEGKVKKVANSAVSRSIAGGVIGAGVGLVTSPKTRKKILAAASATAIKEKGKELGKATKEKTQDATDSIKNKFKKNNNKENDELEMEEMEEDEEETEMENGTEEEVDQEGSDEQYQSLKSENEKLQDRLQKLEEKFQKLTESEDEGEEDEDEEEIEEDSKKSSKKKASSKKAKEESEDEEESEDEEEEEEEDEDSEEEEKKKAPSKKANSKNKKKPSSNSSTTKKGSKSKGETSVSSDDDTSK; translated from the coding sequence ATGGCTAAAGAAAACAACCAAGAACAGGACGAACAACAAGAAGGAAAAGTAAAAAAGGTGGCAAATAGTGCGGTAAGTCGTTCAATTGCTGGTGGCGTAATTGGAGCGGGCGTTGGTCTTGTGACAAGCCCAAAAACAAGAAAGAAAATTCTAGCTGCCGCTAGTGCTACAGCAATCAAAGAAAAAGGAAAAGAACTCGGCAAAGCAACAAAAGAAAAAACACAGGATGCTACAGATAGCATTAAGAATAAATTCAAGAAGAATAACAATAAGGAAAATGACGAGCTTGAAATGGAGGAAATGGAAGAGGACGAAGAAGAGACGGAAATGGAGAATGGTACAGAGGAAGAAGTCGATCAAGAGGGAAGTGATGAGCAGTATCAATCACTTAAATCTGAAAACGAGAAGCTTCAAGACCGCCTTCAGAAGTTAGAAGAGAAGTTCCAGAAGCTAACCGAGTCCGAGGATGAGGGCGAAGAAGATGAAGATGAAGAAGAAATAGAAGAAGATAGTAAAAAATCAAGCAAGAAAAAAGCATCTTCTAAAAAAGCAAAAGAAGAGAGTGAGGACGAAGAGGAGAGCGAGGACGAAGAAGAGGAAGAAGAGGAAGACGAAGACAGTGAAGAGGAAGAAAAAAAGAAAGCACCCTCTAAAAAGGCTAATTCTAAGAATAAGAAAAAGCCAAGTTCTAATTCAAGTACAACAAAAAAAGGGAGTAAATCAAAAGGCGAAACATCTGTATCGAGTGATGATGATACATCAAAATAA
- the gvpJ gene encoding gas vesicle protein, translating to MADQHQVMPNNSSSNLVEVLEKVLDKGVVIAGDITVGIADVELLTIKIRLIVASVDKAKEIGLDWWESDPYLNSKASDNNTKALEEENKRLNERLALLEKKMTE from the coding sequence ATGGCTGACCAACATCAAGTAATGCCTAATAATAGTTCCAGCAATCTTGTTGAAGTGCTTGAAAAAGTGCTGGATAAAGGTGTGGTAATTGCCGGTGACATAACGGTAGGTATCGCAGATGTAGAATTGCTGACGATTAAAATCCGTTTAATAGTTGCATCAGTTGATAAAGCGAAAGAAATTGGTTTGGATTGGTGGGAATCTGACCCTTACCTTAATTCAAAGGCATCTGACAACAATACAAAAGCATTAGAAGAAGAAAATAAACGCCTCAACGAGCGGCTTGCATTGCTCGAGAAAAAAATGACTGAATAG
- a CDS encoding gas vesicle protein K: MSVETPKSGRIHLDPEDAEHGLAQLVMTVIELLRQIVERHAIRRVEGGTLTDEQIEDVGVALMNLEVKMDELKEIFNLDAEDLNIDLGPLGNLLPRKK; the protein is encoded by the coding sequence ATGTCAGTGGAGACACCGAAAAGTGGGAGAATTCATTTAGATCCTGAAGATGCAGAACATGGTCTTGCCCAGTTAGTGATGACGGTGATTGAGTTGCTGCGGCAAATTGTTGAACGGCACGCGATACGGCGAGTCGAGGGTGGCACGTTGACCGATGAGCAAATTGAAGACGTTGGCGTAGCATTAATGAACCTTGAAGTGAAAATGGATGAATTAAAGGAAATTTTTAATCTAGATGCTGAGGATTTGAACATTGATCTCGGTCCACTAGGGAATCTATTGCCAAGAAAGAAGTGA
- a CDS encoding gas vesicle protein, translating to MNTRETIDRNQDVTLIDILDVILDKGVAIKGDLIISIAGVDLVYLDLRVLIASVETLVQAQSNHNRRDITSEEFDRQKEELVYVSGDTEKWENSFRS from the coding sequence ATGAATACGAGAGAAACCATTGATCGAAATCAAGATGTGACACTCATTGATATTTTGGACGTCATTCTCGATAAAGGGGTAGCGATTAAGGGGGATTTGATCATCTCCATAGCTGGAGTGGATTTAGTGTATTTGGATTTGCGGGTGTTGATTGCTTCAGTAGAGACACTTGTACAAGCGCAATCCAATCACAATCGGAGAGACATTACTTCTGAAGAATTTGATCGACAAAAGGAGGAACTTGTTTATGTCAGTGGAGACACCGAAAAGTGGGAGAATTCATTTAGATCCTGA
- a CDS encoding GvpL/GvpF family gas vesicle protein produces MSTYMYLYGLIPTNEAEAAEFVPFYGLDGKNVTYELPIGDVTAITCEIDSNEYSEDAIQDKMENDMEWLQEKAMHHHEALLELQKSYTLVPMKFCTIYKSQESLISKIETTEENISQLFEKLHGNQEWNLKIYCDDSLLRKHVIDHNLTIKAKQEEISQLSPGKQFFEKKKIDRLVDKEMETEKNKVCETFHNDFKRLALEETVKRNWSKDVTGRNVDMSWNSVYLLKASDVNRFLNQIETKKAEYAKNGWTFEASGPWPAYHFTS; encoded by the coding sequence ATGTCAACATACATGTATTTATATGGTCTGATTCCTACTAATGAAGCAGAAGCAGCTGAATTTGTACCATTTTATGGTCTTGACGGTAAAAATGTGACTTACGAGCTGCCAATCGGAGATGTGACAGCCATCACTTGTGAGATTGACAGCAATGAGTATTCCGAAGATGCGATACAAGATAAGATGGAAAATGATATGGAGTGGTTGCAGGAAAAAGCGATGCATCATCACGAAGCGCTCTTGGAGCTGCAAAAAAGTTATACACTCGTACCGATGAAGTTTTGCACAATTTATAAAAGCCAAGAGAGCTTGATTTCAAAAATTGAAACAACCGAAGAAAACATTTCTCAACTCTTTGAAAAACTACACGGTAACCAAGAATGGAATCTGAAAATCTATTGTGATGATTCTTTGCTAAGGAAGCATGTGATTGATCACAATTTAACCATAAAAGCAAAACAAGAAGAAATTAGCCAGCTAAGCCCTGGTAAACAATTTTTTGAGAAAAAGAAAATTGATCGATTAGTTGATAAAGAAATGGAAACAGAAAAAAACAAGGTATGCGAGACGTTCCATAATGACTTTAAACGACTTGCTTTAGAGGAAACGGTGAAAAGGAATTGGAGCAAAGATGTGACTGGTAGGAACGTCGATATGAGCTGGAATAGCGTTTATTTATTGAAAGCAAGTGATGTAAATCGCTTCCTGAATCAGATTGAAACGAAAAAAGCGGAATATGCAAAAAATGGCTGGACTTTTGAAGCTTCGGGTCCGTGGCCTGCCTACCACTTCACAAGTTAA
- a CDS encoding gas vesicle protein GvpG produces the protein MIHKLFTAPINLLIKVGEKVKEEADKELFDLPSIQQKLIQLQMMYELDEIPEEAYKEKEQELLIRYEVAKERELEQWKHLTKKQK, from the coding sequence ATGATCCATAAACTTTTTACCGCACCTATCAATTTGTTGATCAAAGTCGGGGAAAAAGTAAAGGAAGAAGCAGATAAAGAGTTATTCGATCTTCCTAGCATCCAACAAAAGCTGATTCAGCTACAAATGATGTATGAACTCGATGAGATCCCTGAAGAGGCTTATAAAGAAAAAGAACAGGAATTGCTCATTCGATATGAAGTTGCAAAAGAAAGAGAGCTGGAGCAGTGGAAACATTTGACGAAAAAGCAAAAGTGA
- a CDS encoding GvpL/GvpF family gas vesicle protein, translating to MSETGIYVFCGLQHAGEADFGEVEIEGKKRATFTVHYQDAALVAAEVPMKIYTPTKENLMAHQSVISTVMSRNDTVIPISFGNVFHSQEDVHVLLENLYPQFAKLFPEIKGKIELGLKVIGKKEWLEQEVHKNPKITAVKKTVQGKSESAGYYDRMKLGEMAQNFFVGLQKDIEGKVFQPLKSLSAAAKANEPIGETMLLNAAFLIDRDKEKEFDHKINEVHEVWQDKVDFKYSGPWPAYNFINIKLQVDA from the coding sequence ATGAGTGAAACAGGCATATATGTATTTTGCGGATTACAACATGCAGGCGAAGCTGATTTTGGTGAAGTTGAAATTGAAGGGAAAAAAAGAGCGACTTTTACGGTGCATTATCAGGATGCAGCGCTTGTCGCTGCTGAAGTGCCAATGAAAATTTATACTCCAACAAAAGAAAATTTAATGGCACACCAAAGCGTGATTTCTACGGTGATGAGCCGAAACGATACTGTTATTCCAATTAGTTTTGGCAATGTGTTTCATTCACAAGAAGATGTTCACGTGTTGCTCGAAAACCTCTATCCCCAATTTGCGAAGTTGTTTCCCGAAATCAAAGGGAAAATCGAGCTTGGCTTAAAAGTAATTGGTAAAAAAGAGTGGCTTGAACAAGAGGTTCATAAAAACCCGAAGATTACCGCTGTAAAAAAGACTGTTCAAGGCAAATCTGAAAGTGCTGGCTACTATGATCGAATGAAGCTTGGGGAAATGGCGCAAAACTTTTTTGTAGGTTTACAAAAAGATATTGAAGGAAAGGTGTTCCAACCTCTTAAATCGTTATCCGCTGCAGCAAAAGCGAATGAACCGATTGGTGAAACGATGCTTCTCAATGCCGCGTTTTTAATTGACCGCGACAAGGAAAAAGAATTTGACCACAAAATAAATGAAGTTCATGAAGTATGGCAGGATAAAGTCGATTTCAAATATTCTGGTCCATGGCCAGCTTATAATTTTATCAATATTAAGTTACAGGTAGATGCGTAA